The Rhodopirellula islandica DNA window TTGGTGAGCTTGGTTCCGTTTGGTGCTCAGTTCATCGAGCTTGTGTTTGCGATGATGAAAGCCGGTGTGGTGGTGGTGCTGATTGATCCAGGAATGGATCGCAAGCACTTGGTCGGTTGCTTGCAGGAGGTGAACCCCGATGGCTTTTTGGGGATTCCAAAGGCGCAGGCGATTCGGGCGATCCTGCGACGCAGGTTTCCGAATGCGAAGCGCAACATCACCGTGGGGCGGCGTTGGTTTTGGGGGGGCAAAACGCTGAAGCAAATTCTGGAATTGGGTGAGCGGAATTCGGCGTTGACGCTTCCGGAGGTTCAGACGCTCGATGATGCCGCGGTGATCTTCACCACCGGCAGCACAGGGCCGCCCAAGGGTGTCGCCTACACGCATCAAACCTTTCATGCCCAGATCGATCGAATTCGAAACCGCTACGAGATTCGGCAAGGCTCACGCGACCTGGCGTGTTTCCCTCTGTTCGGTTTGTTCGATGCGGTGATGGGAGTGACGACGATCATTCCCGACATGGATCCCACTCGGCCCGCGGACGTGGACCCGAAAAAGTTGATCCAGGCGGCACGGCAGTGGGAGGTGGACCAGGCGTTTGGTTCCCCTGCACTTTGGAAGACGGTGACTCGCTGGTGCGAAGCCAATGCGGTGGGGAAGCCCTTCCCAACGCTGAAACGCGTGTTGTCCGCGGGAGCGCCTGTTCCTGCCGCGACCCTGGAATCTCTTCGGCGGTTTGTTCACGAGGATGCCCGAATTGAAACGCCTTATGGTGCGACGGAAGCGTTGCCGATTGCGTCCATCGAGTCGCGCGCCGTGATTTCAGAAACCGGGCCAGCAGCGTCCAAGGGCAAGGGCGTCTGTGTCGGTTCACGTTTTGACGGCGTGCGTTGGAAAGTGATCGAGATCAACGACGGACCCATCGCCACGATCGACGATGTCAACGAACTTCCGCGTGGCAAAATTGGAGAGTTGATCGTCAGCGGGCCAATGGTGACCAGGCGGTACGTCACTCGCGTGGATCAGAACGCCCTGCACAAAGTCCATGAGGGATCAGGCGGCTCCGAGGATCCATTTTGGCATCGGATGGGTGATGTGGGTTACTTGGACGATCAAGATCGGTTTTGGTTCTGTGGTCGCAAGGCTCATCGGATTGTCTCTTCCAAGCGAACGTTCTTCACCATTCCGTGTGAATCAGTTTTCAATGTGGATGAACAGGTCGAGAAGTGTGCGTTGGTAGGTGTCGGGAAGCCGGGGGAGCAGGAGCCGGTGCTCGTCGTTCAGCCAGTCGATCTTTCCATCAGTGGAGATTCCCGTCGAACACAAGAGCTCGAGGCGAGGCTGCGTGATCGTGCGGCTCGCAACCCACTCACGCATCGGATCGAGCGTTTTGTGATCCGTGATCAACCCTTGCCCGTCGACATTCGGCACAACAGCAAGATCTTCCGCGAAAAGCTGGCGGCAGAACTGAACGATCCCAACCAGTGAATCGTGATGGGAAGTGGTGGTGGCTCGCTATTCTTCCGTTGGGCGAATGGCACGCAGCAGGCCGGCGGCTTTGGTCCAGGTCTCCTCCAGTTCGCTTTGCGGTTCGCTGCGAGCGGTGATCCCGCCTCCGACAGCAAAGTGCCACTGCCCATCTCGCTGTGTCACGGTTCGAATCAGAATGTTGAAGTCCGCGTTGCCAGAAACGCTCACGTAACCGATGGATCCGCAGTAGGCTCCTCGCGGTTGTCTTTCGAGCCGGGCAATCGTCTTCATCGCCTCGATCTTCGGTGCTCCCGTGATGCTTCCTCCGGGAAAGCATGCGGCGAGCAGTTCGCTGATGGTGACATCATCTCGCAGTTGGCCTTCCACTGTTGATACCAGGTGCTGAACACTTTGGTAACGTTCGATTTCGCAGAGTCCTGTCACACGAACGCTGTCGTCTCGGCAGGCGATGGAAAGATCGTTTCGCATCAGGTCGACGATCATGATGTTCTCGGCACGGTCCTTGGCGCTTCCGCCGAGCACTTGAGCCAAGCGTTCGTCTTCGATCTCATCGCCGGTTCGCGGCACAGTCCCTTTGATGGGGCGGGTGACAACGTGGCGGTCTCGTATTTGGAGAAAGCCCTCGGGAGAGGAACTCAGGATCTGCTCGCTGCCGATGTCAAAGAACGCTGCGTACGGAGCTGGGTTGGATTGACGCAATCGGCTGTACAGTTCCTCTGCACTGCAGGTTGCTTCATGGGTGAGCGTCTGAGCGAGATTGACTTGGAATGAATCGCCGGCGCGGATTCGATCGATGATCTCCGTGACCGAAGCGATGTAGCGAGGTGAGTCAAAGTTGCTGCGTATGCCGGGCACCTCGGTCAGGAAGCCGGATGAAACGGATGGTTGTGAATTCTCGGTATGGCTGGCCG harbors:
- a CDS encoding fatty acid CoA ligase family protein — translated: MSDGPCSRESSQVLAGTAGSTGNVASRLSAVAKVLPGGIAIAEPSGPAKRDGSDRDYALTTFKTLDDRSTQIARGLLASGIQPGMRLVSLVPFGAQFIELVFAMMKAGVVVVLIDPGMDRKHLVGCLQEVNPDGFLGIPKAQAIRAILRRRFPNAKRNITVGRRWFWGGKTLKQILELGERNSALTLPEVQTLDDAAVIFTTGSTGPPKGVAYTHQTFHAQIDRIRNRYEIRQGSRDLACFPLFGLFDAVMGVTTIIPDMDPTRPADVDPKKLIQAARQWEVDQAFGSPALWKTVTRWCEANAVGKPFPTLKRVLSAGAPVPAATLESLRRFVHEDARIETPYGATEALPIASIESRAVISETGPAASKGKGVCVGSRFDGVRWKVIEINDGPIATIDDVNELPRGKIGELIVSGPMVTRRYVTRVDQNALHKVHEGSGGSEDPFWHRMGDVGYLDDQDRFWFCGRKAHRIVSSKRTFFTIPCESVFNVDEQVEKCALVGVGKPGEQEPVLVVQPVDLSISGDSRRTQELEARLRDRAARNPLTHRIERFVIRDQPLPVDIRHNSKIFREKLAAELNDPNQ
- a CDS encoding anthranilate synthase component I family protein, whose amino-acid sequence is MPQPADKHPPADAPLGSPNVQTNPNSALWTRHLGQVADLKDWFEKLAGMNHRLWFDSASDHSHDRGRHSFLTADPVAWLQASLTDPDPWPTYHDWCLRLSKQERPTDLPPFCGGIAGLVAYEAAWWIEPSVQMPPSFLGEQPPLGLAIGVYDWTIAVDHSTGSATLISNGLNEDLVTDPQRAQHRGEAILERLASPRCAPTASHTENSQPSVSSGFLTEVPGIRSNFDSPRYIASVTEIIDRIRAGDSFQVNLAQTLTHEATCSAEELYSRLRQSNPAPYAAFFDIGSEQILSSSPEGFLQIRDRHVVTRPIKGTVPRTGDEIEDERLAQVLGGSAKDRAENIMIVDLMRNDLSIACRDDSVRVTGLCEIERYQSVQHLVSTVEGQLRDDVTISELLAACFPGGSITGAPKIEAMKTIARLERQPRGAYCGSIGYVSVSGNADFNILIRTVTQRDGQWHFAVGGGITARSEPQSELEETWTKAAGLLRAIRPTEE